One window of the Xiphophorus couchianus chromosome 12, X_couchianus-1.0, whole genome shotgun sequence genome contains the following:
- the emb gene encoding embigin has protein sequence MKQLPINILLTLATCRLTSSETVGPTPTQLAPVSSLPTNTKSVHLTGDNKIENVELLNPVNLSLECIWTGNQNKQPNITGYWRKGGVEIQDSRVPVDPENQQYTLKRVFNIVSEEHLGNYTCVFENEAELDFILAVPQIGERREKPIVSYVGDFVVLTCKMEDNKPVPRTWNWFKNNGTDKEQLFEAQRYDITVNGRSAKLKVKDVSEADSGVYHCAAVYNISTSTSKMHLKVITIWEPLKPFLSILVEVVILVTAILIYERSHSKKKEAEANGPNADPKNTQPQGEDEEAEESTSVRQRKT, from the exons ATGAAGCAGCTTCCCATCAACATCCTCCTGACGCTGGCCACCTGCAGACTCACCAGCTCAG AAACTGTGGGTCCAACACCGACGCAATTGGCTCCGGTCAGCTCTCTTCCAACGAACACCAAGAGCGTCCACCTCACAg GCGACAATAAAATTGAGAATGTTGAGCTGCTGAATCCTGTCAATCTGTCGCTGGAGTGCATCTGGACTGGTAACCAGAACAAACAGCCCAACATCACTGGCTACTGGAGAAAAGGCGGAGTGGAAATTCAGGACAGCCGAGTCCCAGTGGACCCAGAGAACCAGCAGTACACACTCAAACGAGT gTTCAACATTGTGAGTGAGGAACACCTTGGAAATTACACCTGTGTGTTTGAAAATGAAGCAGAACTAGATTTTATTCTGGCAG TGCCGCAGATCGGTGAGAGAAGAGAGAAGCCCATCGTCTCCTATGTGGGCGACTTTGTGGTTCTGACATGCAAGATGGAGGATAATAAACCAGTACCAAGAACCTGGAACTGGTTTAAGAACAATGGCACCGATAAG GAGCAGCTATTCGAAGCTCAACGCTACGACATCACCGTCAACGGGCGCAGCGCGAAGCTGAAGGTGAAGGATGTGAGCGAAGCCGACTCCGGCGTGTATCACTGCGCCGCCGTGTACAACATCAGCACCAGCACCAGCAAAATGCACCTGAAG GTGATTACCATCTGGGAGCCATTGAAGCCTTTCTTAAGCATCCTGGTTGAAGTTGTCATCTTGGTTACTGCGATTCTCATCTATGAGAGGAGTCATTCCAAGAAAAAGGAAGCAGAAG CTAATGGTCCGAATGCAGACCCAAAGAACACACA GCCACAGGGTGAAGATGAGGAAGCTGAGGAAAGTACCTCAGTAAGACAGCGCAAAACCTAA